A stretch of Fusarium poae strain DAOMC 252244 chromosome 2, whole genome shotgun sequence DNA encodes these proteins:
- a CDS encoding hypothetical protein (TransMembrane:12 (i21-48o68-88i100-117o123-146i158-180o192-213i283-305o325-343i352-371o391-412i424-444o456-477i)) produces the protein MGWNTHASGTNDPPEVRNWRIHLIATVASMSALAIGYDTSVIGGTMALTSFMRDFGLDLVEKTQRDTIQGNIVSTFQAGCFFGALCTFPIAEKWGRKRTIMAAACIFLLGGALMTAANGNLNMIYAGRAVAGLGLGASSLTVPVYISETAPPSIRGRLIGIFEIASQGGGMLGFWINYATDRTIDVETKTQWIVPLGLQLLPGVGLALGMLWCPESPRWLARGDRFEEAEKILSKIRGMPSDHEYIRREMGDIRAQVEERSTNKMSKKQQFMKLFQKGVRNRMGIGMALMFLQSFTGVNIITYYAPRIFESLGIPGTSLKLFSTGFYGISKTLGMVMFTFWVVEKVGRRKGLIWGAALGCIPMLYIGGYVMKADPAAAAAAGVVNRDGWGYLAIVCVYINAIIICATWQGITWTYASEIFPLDIRMLCVAITTADTWLGSFIIARSTPYMISDLGYGAYFFFGSILVLMGIWSLFFVPETKGITLEDMDALFAKPVYKTVWAQMRGKPVLEGNAANRSDSPFDEDDEKARELRIP, from the exons ATGGGCTGGAATACTCATGCGTCGGGCACCAATGATCCGCCTGAGGTGCGGAACTGGCGAATCCACCTGATTGCCACGGTGGCTTCCATGTCCGCCCTCGCCA TTGGATATGACACTTCTGTTATTGGAG GTACAATGGCATTGACCTCTTTCATGAGGGACTTTGGCCTTGACCTCGTCGAAAAGACACAGCGCGACACCATCCAGGGAAACATTGTATCCACCTTTCAG GCTGGCTGTTTCTTCGGTGCCCTGTGCACATTCCCCATTGCTGAGAAATGGGGTCGCAAGAGGACCATCATGGCTGCGGCCTGTATCTTCTTGCTCGGCGGCGCTCTCATGACCGCCGCCAACGGTAATCTTAACATGATCTACGCCGGCCGTGCTGTAGCAGGCCTCGGCCTCGGCGCTTCCTCCCTCACTGTTCCCGTGTACATCAGCGAAACTGCCCCCCCGTCCATCCGTGGTCGTCTGATTGGTATTTTCGAAATCGCCTCCCAGGGCGGTGGTATGCTGGGCTTTTGGATCAACTACGCAACTGACCGCACCATCGACGTCGAGACCAAGACGCAGTGGATTGTCCCGCTGGGTCTTCAGCTCTTGCCCGGTGTTGGTCTTGCGTTGGGTATGCTTTGGTGTCCCGAATCGCCGCGTTGGTTGGCGAGGGGTGATCGCTTTGAGGAAGCTGAGAAGATCTTGTCCAAGATTCGCGGGATGCCGAGTGATCATGAGTACATCCGTCGAGAGATGGGTGATATTCGCGCACAGGTTGAGGAGCGCAGTACGAACAAGATGAGCAAGAAGCAGCAGTTCATGAAGCTCTTTCAGAAGGGCGTGCGCAACCGTATGGGTATTGGTATGGCGCTCATGTTCTTGCAGAGTTTCACTGGtgtcaacatcatcacttACTACGCTCCCCGTATCTTTGAGAGTCTAGGTATTCCTGGTACCTCGCTGAAGCTCTTCTCCACTGGCTTCTATGGCATCTCCAAGACACTCGGTATGGTCATGTTCACCTTTTGGGTTGTCGAAAAGGTTGGTCGTCGCAAGGGTCTCATCTGGGGTGCTGCTCTTGGATGTATTCCCATGCTTTACATCGGTGGCTATGTCATGAAAGCCGaccctgctgctgctgcggcGGCTGGTGTTGTTAACCGTGATGGATGGGGATACCTGGCGATTGTTTGTGTGTACATCAACGCCATCATTATCTGTGCGACATGGCAAGGTATCACCTGGACGTATGCTTCCGAAATCTTCCCCCTCGACATCCGTATGCTTTGTGTCGCCATCACCACTGCCGACACATGGTTGGGTTCATTCATCATTGCGCGATCAACGCCATACATGATCTCCGATCTTGGTTACGGAGCTTACTTCTTCTTTGGTTCGATTCTCGTCTTGATGGGTATCTGGTCACTGTTCTTCGTGCCCGAGACAAAGG GTATTACCCTAGAGGACATGGACGCGCTGTTCGCCAAGCCAGTGTACAAGACAGTCTGGGCCCAAATGCGAGGAAAACCCGTCTTGGAGGGAAACGCCGCCAACCGATCCGACTCCCCGttcgacgaagacgacgaaaaGGCTCGCGAGCTGAGGATACCTTAG
- the INDA1_2 gene encoding Amino-acid permease inda1 (TransMembrane:12 (i77-98o104-133i154-174o186-207i219-241o261-282i303-322o358-378i408-426o432-455i476-498o513-533i)), translating to MTSKEEKVDIGTHTPPSHDVAHGHQKDVFTGDIEGVREDFREEDFMTRNGLNLKSFQRRDYGTGVVELDRSMKKRHLHMIAIGGSIGAGFFVGSGGALTKGGPGAVLICFLIAGIMIFNVVHALGELAVMYPVSGGFYTYSTRFIDPSWGFAMGWNYVFQWVIVLPLELTVASFTVQYWNPDINEAIWITVFWIVIIVVNIFGTLGYAEEEFWSSCFKLAAIIIFMIVAVILICGGGPSRGAFSTYQGAKLWYDPGAFQNGSRGFCAVFVTAAFSFAGTELVGLAAAESRNPAKALPGAIKQVFWRITLFYIVGLTLVGMLVSSTDDRLLNSANPYKDGVSPFVLAALDGGLNGYDDFMNLVICVSVVSIGVSCVYGGSRTLTALAEQDYAPKIFTYIDRSGRPLMSVAFNLIWGALAYIVLASSGGLVFDWLLAVSALAALFTWGSICACHIRFRSAWKRQGRTLDQIPFHAAGGVYGSWLGLTLCFVILGCQLYVAVCPPFKEGYGNAEDFFMACLAIPVVLVFWIIGYFWKRPQWLTIDKIDLDTGLREHDWEEINAYRAKIATWPAWRRALHKFM from the exons ATGACGTCCAAGGAGGAAAAGGTCGACATTGGCACTCACACGCCGCCGTCGCACGATGTCGCGCATGGACACCAGAAGGATGTCTTTACTGGCGATATCGAGGGCGTTCGCGAAGATTTTCGTGAGGAGGATTTCATGACCCGTAACGGTCTCAACCTCAAGTCCTTCCAGCGCC GTGACTACGGTACTGGTGTCGTCGAACTCGATCGCTCAATGAAGAAGCGCCATCTCCACATGATTGCCATTGGAGGTTCTATCGGTGCTGGTTTCTTTGTCGGTTCCGGTGGTGCCCTCACCAAGGGTGGCCCCGGCGCTGTTCTCATCTGCTTCTTGATTGCTGGTATCATGATCTTCAACGTCGTTCACGCTCTCGGTGAGCTCGCTGTCATGTATCCCGTCTCTGGTGGCTTCTATACCTACTCTACTCGTTTCATTGATCCTTCTTGGGGTTTCGCCATGGGTTGGAACTAC GTCTTCCAATGGGTCATCGTCTTACCACTCGAGTTAACCGTCGCGTCCTTCACCGTGCAATACTGGAATCCAGATATCAACGAAGCTATATGGATCACCGTCTTTTggatcgtcatcatcgttgTCAACATCTTTGGTACACTGGGTTATGCTGAGGAAGAGTTCTGGAGTTCTTGCTTCAAGCTCgctgccatcatcatctttatGATTGTCGCTGTCATCCTCATCTGCGGTGGTGGCCCTTCTCGTGGCGCCTTCAGCACCTACCAGGGTGCTAAGCTCTGGTACGACCCTGGTGCCTTCCAGAACGGTAGCCGTGGTTTCTGTGCCGTCTTTGTCACTGCTGCTTTCTCTTTCGCCGGCACTGAGCTTGTTGGTCTTGCTGCTGCCGAGTCTCGCAACCCCGCCAAGGCCCTTCCCGGTGCCATCAAGCAGGTCTTCTGGCGTATCACCCT CTTCTACATTGTCGGTCTTACCCTCGTTGGTATGCTCGTTAGCTCCACCGATGACCGCCTCCTCAACAGTGCCAACCCATACAAGGATGGTGTCTCTCCATTCGTCTTGGCTGCTCTTGATGGTGGTCTCAACGGTTACGACGACTTCATGAACCTGGTCATCTGTGTTTCTGTCGTCTCCATCGGTGTCTCTTGTGTCTACGGTGGCTCTCGTACTCTTACTGCCCTGGCTGAGCAGGACTACGCCCCCAAGATCTTCACCTACATTGATCGCTCCGGCCGACCTCTCATGTCTGTCGCTTTCAACCTCATCTGGGGTGCTCTCGCCTACATCGTCCTTGCCTCTTCCGGTGGCCTCGTCTTTGATTGGCTTCTTGCCGTCTCTGCCCTAGCTGCTCTCTTCACTTGGGGCTCCATCTGCGCT TGCCACATCCGTTTCCGCTCTGCTTGGAAGCGTCAAGGCCGCACTCTCGACCAGATCCCTTTCCATGCTGCTGGTGGTGTCTACGGTTCTTGGTTGGGTCTTACCCTCTGCTTTGTCATTCTCGGCTGCCAGCTCTACGTCGCCGTCTGCCCCCCCTTCAAGGAGGGATACGGTAACGCCGAGGACTTCTTCATGGCTTGCCTTGCTATTCCCGTCGTCCTTGTCTTCTGGATCATCGGTTACTTCTGGAAGCGACCCCAGTGGCTTACCATTGACAAGATTGACCTTGACACTGGTCTCCGTGAGCATGACTGGGAGGAGATCAATGCTTACCGTGCCAAGATTGCCACTTGGCCTGCTTGGCGAAGAGCCCTCCACAAGTTTATGTAA
- a CDS encoding hypothetical protein (TransMembrane:4 (i137-166o172-192i249-268o274-293i)), which yields MYPNLSFMKTPSFMPSWPPATPNASLDAVGLVALADLTTIQERTVLTGNAWLMDLLILCPGIHMQQKSTSLNGGEYPACANMTSGYVFRVENQATVYYLQRMGKTGHLTTLNVSKINRLGVNESGNRSSWYSRTRAVLWPASNTSALAMSAYVAAILWGVAVIGLLGALRDWWGLGFVLMLMVARLINMIVIRRRAKPGWFGASEGDVRGDNLILLSQDRWIRIKGLVDDLKAITSGQWLRDPTMVESWLTAIATMVVYLAAALVINATQFGKILILFLLSGSVALLAVSNSLTDKLLMHGYILEAADSKPKYYKRRAELADELIKETGRDDWALSMGMIPSKGSLEGKAATGPVVM from the exons ATGTACCCAAACCTTTCTTTCATG AAAACACCCTCATTCATGCCATCATGGCCCCCGGCGACTCCCAATGCCTCTCTGGACGCTGTGGGTCTGGTCGCCCTGGCTGACCTGACCACGATCCAAGAACGAACAGTTCTAACAGGGAATGCATGGTTGATGGATTTACTGATTCTATGCCCCGGAATTCATATGCAACAAAAGTCTACGAGCCTCAATGGTGGCGAGTATCCTGCTTGCGCAAATATGACTTCGGGATATGTCTTTCGTGTTGAGAATCAGGCAACTGTCTACTACCTGCAGCGTATGGGTAAAACTGGACACTTGACGACTCTCAATGTGTCTAAGATCAATCGTCTTGGAGTAAACGAGTCTGGTAATCGATCTTCATGGTACTCTCGGACTCGAGCTGTCCTGTGGCCTGCTTCTAATACGTCTGCTCTTGCTATGTCCGCATATGTAGCAGCTATTCTGTGGGGAGTCGCGGTCATTGGTCTCCTAGGAGCCTTACGTGACTGGTGGGGACTTGGCTTTGTTCTCATGTTGATGGTCGCGCGACTAATTAATATGATTGTCATTCGCCGCAGAGCGAAGCCAGGATGGTTTGGCGCCTCAGAAGGTGATGTCCGAGGAGATAACCTGATTCTTCTCAGCCAAGACCGATGGATCAGGATCAAAGGCCTTGTTGATGATTTGAAAGCTATTACTTCCGGTCAATGGCTTCGAGATCCAACCATGGTCGAAAGCTGGTTGACTGCCATTGCCACCATGGTCGTGTACCTTGCGGCAGCATTGGTAATCAACGCGACACAGTTTGGAAAGATCCtgattctctttcttctgagTGGTTCAGTGGCTCTGTTGGCTGTGTCGAATTCCTTGACGGACAAGCTCTTGATGCATGGGTACATTCTTGAAGCAGCAGATAGTAAACCCAAGTATTATAAACGCCGTGCGGAACTTGCTGATGAACTCATCAAAGAGACGGGACGCGATGATTGGGCTTTGAGTATGGGCATGATTCCGAGTAAGGGTAGTTTAGAAGGGAAGGCTGCGACAGGACCTGTGGTAATGTGA
- a CDS encoding hypothetical protein (TransMembrane:1 (o342-362i)), giving the protein MMPSPMNTEDSPDSRPKESSKRRRLNFACNYCRNCKTRCDEQQPSCQACISAGIPCVTQDRRRPGKLIKRREAETLSLARGALGHLIGNVSFETIEVLFLCSICLRLNDEITASWTTFGICLSVAHSLGLNRPGRDRRKNTHSSAIDAWNPAWWAIYSYEKLFSFQLGYASSISDEAYDALDLETSKITTLQPQHFVLSMAKAFSKMSHRCAKARLLEDRANRQTLEAAIKDKVNATGESFLILSDWVSSLPAGLRPTSDFMRIPEDPVLSSFISLHYHNAILMLNRNSLLISKDAIHKAVEVIAKGTRWEYTIRNGQSMVANSARKIIHLLADSDDTLSHLFAPSYFPLLHALYVLAVHILKQPQSRISKIDQSLLITAVDLIRCYCVGLAEAERLSTVLNGLIRVVQEAMKPPTTSIEAEQNNSKAASGTCISKQGGINLAQQHNNMTFSQSLDPSDSSILNPVQLTMDEGILDPFSGQPFDIHILPDEIGCDWADFENLLQRLENESGLYPTEEGMSIKL; this is encoded by the exons ATGATGCCTTCTCCAATGAATACCGAGGACAGTCCCGATTCTCGGCCCAAGGAGTCCAGCAAACGACGCCGTCTCAACTTTGCTTGCAATTACTGCCGAAATTGCAAGACACGCTGCGATGAGCAACAGCCTTCCTGCCAAGCATGCATTTCAGCAGGCATTCCTTGCGTTACCCAAGATAGACGCAGGCCGGGCAAGTTGATCAAGAGACGTGAGGCAG AAACTCTCTCGCTTGCTCGTGGCGCTTTGGGCCATCTTATCGGCAATGTTTCCTTCGAAACCATAGAAGTTTTATTTCTATGCTCAATTTGCCTTCGACTCAATGACGAAATCACTGCGTCTTGGACGACATTCGGCATCTGTTTGTCAGTCGCCCATTCCCTTGGCCTGAACAGACCCGGGCGTGACAGACGAAAGAACACTCATTCTTCTGCTATAGATGCTTGGAATCCAGCCTGGTGGGCTATTTATAGCTATGAGAAGCTATTCTCATTCCAACTCGGCTACGCCTCTAGCATATCGGATGAAGCATACGATGCCTTGGATCTGGAGACTTCCAAGATAACAACCCTACAGCCGCAGCACTTTGTCTTGTCTATGGCCAAGGCTTTTAGTAAAATGAGTCATCGTTGTGCAAAGGCACGGCTGCTAGAAGACAGAGCGAATCGCCAGACTCTGGAAGCAGCCATCAAGGACAAAGTTAATGCGACCGGCGAATCGTTTCTGATTTTATCAGACTGGGTCAGCAGTCTTCCTGCTGGTCTTCG ACCTACTTCAGACTTTATGCGAATTCCAGAAGACCCGGTACTCTCTTCATTCATCTCACTTCATTACCACAACGC TATCTTGATGCTCAACAGAAATTCTCTTCTCATCAGCAAGGACGCCATTCACAAAGCTGTCGAGGTCATCGCCAAAGGAACACGGTGGGAGTACACAATCCGCAACGGTCAATCCATGGTTGCCAACTCAGCCAGGAAGATCATCCACCTGCTTGCCGACAGCGATGACACATTGTCTCATTTATTCGCGCCATCCTACTTCCCGCTTTTACACGCTCTTTACGTCCTGGCAGTGCACATACTAAAACAGCCGCAATCACGCATCTCCAAGATTGATCAAAGT CTTCTCATCACGGCAGTTGACTTGATTCGTTGCTACTGCGTGGGCTTGGCTGAAGCAGAACGCTTGTCAACTGTCCTCAATGGACTCATTCGTGTAGTCCAAGAAGCGATGAAACCACCGACGACCTCAATTGAGGCGGAGCAAAACAACTCAAAGGCTGCTTCGGGGACATGCATTTCTAAACAAGGGGGAATAAACTTGGCGCAGCAACACAACAACATGACATTTTCTCAATCTTTAGACCCATCCGATTCTTCTATTCTGAATCCAGTCCAATTGACAATGGACGAGGGAATTCTGGACCCATTTTCAGGGCAACCTTTTGACATACACATACTGCCTGATGAGATTGGGTGCGACTGGGCTGATTTCGAGAATTTGCTACAGAGACTGGAAAATGAGTCTGGCTTGTATCCAACAGAGGAGGGCATgagtattaaactttaa